One genomic window of Vibrio rhizosphaerae includes the following:
- a CDS encoding penicillin-binding protein 1A: MKFIKRLFLFSLICMVLGVSTIFGFYYYVKPELPDVATLKDVQLQTPMQVFSKDGKLIAQFGEKRRIPLKLSDIPPDLIHAFLATEDNRFYEHYGFDPIGITRAAFAVISSGSASQGASTITQQLARNFFLSNEKKIMRKIKEIFIAVHIEQLLTKDEILELYLNKIYLGYRSYGVGAAAQVYFGKNVKDLTLGEMAMIAGLPKAPSTMNPIYSLSRATHRRNVVLMRMLDEHYITQAQYESAKAEPLVARYHVAEIEVNAPYVAELARAWMVEHYGEDAYTSGMRVTTTIQSDLQNAAHRSAINNLIAYDQRHGYRGAEKVLWKTGQPAFTQEQMEEYLTEQPIYDDMYPAIVTDVAQQSATVWVKNHGTQTIPWDGMKWARRFITDDRQGDAPTNAHEIMTAGEQIWVRQRDETQAENQPIWHLSQVPNANTAFVAMNPEDGAVLALVGGFNFIHSKFNRVTQSIRQVGSGIKPFIYSSAIDDGLTLATLVNDAPINKWDQSQGTAWRPKNSPPTYRGPTRLRIGLAQSKNVMAIRVLRAVGLERVRHYLTRFGFDLDNLPHSETIALGAGSLSPMKLVQGYSVFANGGYSVDAYYIDHVEDPFGTLVYRSTPKIVCHDQCPDQDIDESQDQSGVTPSGENEQGIGAADIHQNPVGDEHRSPRFNEHSADVQYAPRVISEQNAFLVREMMYSNIWGGGNWQEGTGWNGTGWRAQKLKRRDIGGKTGTTNDSKDAWYNGFAPGIVASAWVGFDSHNRDLGRTTKNPNLDDVPISGGESGAKTAEPAWIDFMAHALNDVPPHEKVIPKHIVQVRIDRETGLLTTKTDGSAMFEYFIQGTEPKEYVQDAVTNSLYTSPNGGEELF; the protein is encoded by the coding sequence GTGAAGTTCATAAAGCGATTATTTTTATTTTCATTGATTTGCATGGTTTTAGGGGTGAGTACAATTTTTGGGTTTTACTACTATGTAAAACCGGAATTACCTGACGTCGCCACCTTAAAAGATGTTCAGCTTCAAACGCCGATGCAGGTTTTCAGTAAAGATGGGAAACTGATTGCCCAGTTTGGAGAAAAGCGCCGAATCCCACTTAAACTGAGTGACATTCCACCGGATTTGATCCACGCATTTCTGGCCACGGAAGATAATCGTTTTTATGAGCATTATGGATTTGACCCCATCGGGATTACCCGCGCAGCATTTGCCGTCATATCATCCGGTAGCGCATCTCAAGGTGCGAGTACCATTACTCAGCAGCTCGCCCGTAATTTCTTCCTGAGCAATGAGAAGAAAATCATGCGCAAGATAAAAGAAATTTTTATCGCCGTGCATATTGAACAGTTGCTGACAAAAGACGAAATCCTCGAACTGTATCTGAACAAAATCTATCTGGGCTATCGTTCTTACGGGGTTGGAGCGGCAGCACAAGTCTATTTCGGCAAAAATGTCAAAGACCTCACGCTTGGTGAAATGGCCATGATTGCCGGGTTGCCGAAAGCTCCCTCGACCATGAATCCAATCTACTCACTGTCCCGGGCAACCCACCGCCGTAATGTCGTTCTGATGCGGATGCTGGACGAGCACTATATTACGCAAGCGCAATATGAATCAGCCAAAGCGGAGCCATTAGTCGCGCGATATCACGTGGCTGAAATTGAAGTCAATGCGCCTTATGTGGCTGAACTTGCACGCGCCTGGATGGTAGAACATTATGGTGAAGACGCCTATACGTCAGGCATGAGAGTGACCACCACCATCCAGTCTGATCTGCAAAATGCCGCCCACAGATCAGCCATTAATAACTTGATTGCCTACGATCAACGTCATGGTTATCGCGGTGCAGAAAAAGTGTTATGGAAAACCGGTCAACCGGCGTTTACCCAAGAACAGATGGAAGAGTATCTCACCGAACAACCGATCTATGATGATATGTATCCTGCCATTGTGACCGATGTTGCCCAACAATCGGCGACGGTTTGGGTCAAAAATCATGGCACACAAACTATTCCCTGGGATGGGATGAAATGGGCCCGACGCTTTATTACGGATGACCGGCAAGGAGACGCGCCAACAAACGCCCACGAAATCATGACAGCCGGTGAACAAATCTGGGTGCGACAACGTGATGAGACTCAGGCTGAAAACCAACCGATCTGGCACCTCAGTCAGGTGCCCAATGCCAACACGGCTTTTGTTGCCATGAATCCTGAAGATGGTGCCGTGCTTGCGCTGGTCGGTGGTTTTAATTTCATCCACAGTAAATTTAACCGCGTGACACAATCGATCCGTCAGGTGGGGTCGGGCATTAAACCTTTCATCTATTCCTCAGCCATTGATGATGGTTTGACGCTGGCAACGCTGGTCAATGATGCACCAATCAATAAATGGGATCAGAGTCAGGGGACAGCATGGCGTCCTAAAAATTCGCCTCCGACTTACCGGGGACCAACCCGGTTACGGATTGGCTTAGCACAGTCGAAAAACGTCATGGCAATCCGCGTACTCAGAGCGGTTGGACTGGAACGTGTTCGACACTATCTGACCCGTTTTGGTTTCGATCTGGACAACCTGCCACATTCAGAAACCATTGCGCTGGGGGCCGGTAGCCTGAGCCCGATGAAACTGGTTCAGGGATATTCTGTCTTTGCCAACGGTGGTTATAGTGTTGATGCCTACTACATTGATCATGTCGAAGATCCGTTCGGAACACTGGTCTATCGCTCAACACCAAAAATCGTCTGTCATGATCAATGCCCTGATCAGGACATTGACGAATCACAGGATCAGTCCGGTGTCACCCCATCGGGAGAGAATGAGCAAGGTATCGGTGCTGCCGATATTCATCAGAATCCAGTCGGTGATGAACATCGTTCACCTCGCTTTAATGAACATTCCGCGGACGTTCAATATGCACCACGCGTCATCTCGGAACAGAATGCATTTTTGGTCCGGGAAATGATGTATAGCAATATTTGGGGCGGCGGAAACTGGCAGGAAGGAACCGGCTGGAACGGTACCGGATGGCGTGCCCAAAAACTCAAACGCCGGGATATTGGTGGTAAAACCGGAACAACCAACGATTCGAAAGATGCCTGGTATAACGGCTTCGCACCGGGTATCGTTGCCAGTGCCTGGGTCGGCTTTGACAGCCACAACCGGGATCTGGGCCGAACCACCAAAAACCCGAATCTCGACGACGTACCGATTAGCGGTGGCGAATCCGGAGCCAAAACCGCAGAACCGGCCTGGATCGATTTCATGGCGCATGCATTGAATGATGTCCCGCCACACGAGAAAGTCATCCCGAAACATATTGTTCAGGTCAGAATCGATCGGGAAACCGGGCTGTTAACCACGAAAACAGATGGCAGTGCAATGTTCGAGTATTTTATTCAGGGCACCGAACCGAAAGAATATGTGCAAGATGCCGTGACGAACAGTCTGTACACCTCACCCAATGGCGGTGAAGAACTGTTTTAA
- a CDS encoding PilN domain-containing protein, translated as MLHELNLMDWRQSQLYRRQRFLYGLWLFGGGLWLAMQSLIYFEWHQQQTRWQQSEQQVNSQLSEQQKRLREWEVRRQHAQQNQSKLALAEQWIAHSQLPRRLMSLFVSVIPDGIYLEDIRLTEQQVVLRGFSRHPTAMNRLIHQLRQAPLIRQLDILSMTDEAPQWGSQFNTFQLRLWMVVNSGTDSTLAIEPDVTLEPDVVIDAMSKQELANVH; from the coding sequence ATGCTGCATGAACTGAATTTAATGGATTGGCGGCAAAGCCAATTATACCGACGCCAACGATTTTTATATGGATTGTGGCTTTTTGGGGGTGGTCTGTGGCTGGCGATGCAAAGTCTTATCTATTTTGAATGGCATCAGCAGCAAACACGCTGGCAACAATCAGAGCAGCAGGTCAATTCACAACTGAGCGAGCAGCAAAAGCGCCTGCGTGAGTGGGAAGTGCGGCGGCAACATGCGCAGCAGAATCAAAGTAAGCTGGCGCTCGCTGAACAGTGGATCGCACACAGTCAATTACCGCGGCGGCTTATGTCCTTATTCGTCTCGGTTATTCCCGATGGTATCTATCTGGAAGACATCCGTTTGACGGAACAACAGGTTGTTCTTCGAGGATTCAGTCGTCATCCGACAGCGATGAATCGCTTGATTCATCAGCTGAGACAAGCCCCATTGATCCGACAGCTGGATATTCTGTCCATGACCGACGAAGCCCCGCAGTGGGGCAGCCAATTCAATACGTTCCAGCTGCGTTTATGGATGGTCGTAAACTCGGGGACCGATTCGACCTTAGCGATTGAGCCTGATGTGACACTGGAACCTGATGTCGTCATTGATGCGATGAGCAAACAGGAGCTCGCCAATGTTCACTGA
- the aroB gene encoding 3-dehydroquinate synthase → MAQITVSLGERSYPISIGAGLFQNPALLSFLSPQQKVVIVSNVTVAPLYADKITQLLNEIGCQTYLLTLPDGEQYKTLNTFDTVMTFLLEHNLGRDIVIVALGGGVIGDLVGFAASCYQRGVDFIQIPTTLLSQVDSSVGGKTAVNHPLGKNMIGAFYQPRSVIIDTDCLSTLPEREFAAGMAEVIKYGIIYDAEFFDWLENNLDALYALEQSALSYAIARCCEIKAEVVAQDEKEAGIRALLNLGHTFGHAIEAHLGYGQWLHGEAVSSGTVMAAKTAQLHGLISEAQFSRIVALLKSAKLPVHTPEGMSFSDFMTHMMRDKKVLAGTLRLVLPTGIGTAKVLKDIPESTIEQAIDFCRTV, encoded by the coding sequence ATGGCGCAGATTACGGTCAGTCTAGGTGAGCGTAGTTACCCCATTTCAATCGGAGCCGGATTATTTCAAAATCCGGCGCTTCTTTCTTTTCTTTCTCCTCAGCAAAAAGTGGTTATCGTCAGCAACGTCACGGTTGCCCCACTTTATGCTGACAAAATCACACAGTTATTAAACGAGATTGGCTGTCAGACCTATCTGCTGACACTTCCCGATGGCGAGCAATATAAGACTCTGAATACGTTTGATACCGTCATGACGTTTTTGCTTGAACACAATCTCGGGCGAGATATTGTCATTGTTGCGCTCGGTGGTGGAGTGATCGGTGATCTGGTTGGCTTTGCAGCGTCATGCTATCAACGTGGTGTGGATTTCATTCAAATCCCGACAACGCTATTGTCTCAGGTTGATTCTTCTGTCGGTGGTAAAACCGCGGTAAATCATCCGCTGGGCAAGAATATGATCGGCGCCTTTTACCAACCGCGTTCAGTGATTATCGATACCGATTGCCTGTCAACGCTGCCCGAACGGGAATTTGCTGCCGGCATGGCAGAAGTGATCAAATACGGCATTATTTATGATGCTGAGTTTTTCGACTGGCTTGAAAATAATCTTGATGCGCTGTATGCGCTGGAGCAGTCAGCACTGAGTTACGCCATTGCCCGTTGTTGCGAAATTAAAGCTGAAGTTGTGGCGCAGGATGAAAAAGAGGCTGGCATTCGGGCATTGCTGAACTTAGGTCATACCTTTGGTCATGCCATAGAAGCACATTTGGGCTATGGACAATGGCTGCATGGTGAAGCGGTTTCATCCGGAACGGTGATGGCTGCCAAGACGGCACAATTACATGGCTTAATTTCTGAAGCGCAGTTCTCACGAATTGTTGCGCTCCTCAAGTCAGCGAAGCTGCCGGTTCACACGCCGGAAGGTATGTCTTTCTCTGATTTTATGACGCATATGATGCGGGATAAAAAGGTACTGGCCGGTACATTACGGCTTGTTCTCCCAACCGGAATCGGTACGGCAAAAGTGTTGAAGGATATTCCGGAATCAACCATTGAGCAGGCGATCGATTTCTGTCGTACAGTATAA
- a CDS encoding SPOR domain-containing protein, translating to MSAAHGRVLELQSQVDLLERLRLLTHFGSNLVTVSGEPGAGKTWLAQRYLEAWAEDKNQSLLLCYPNQDDRQHRMTILTQIDSHARFSPDDALVDNLAAVFDDEPCNIVIVVDNAQRLSENLISELWMLVLEAQDKPQWSINVILFALPRVLDPLITRIGYGQEHKPVDLEIERLSQDDADRLFEYLVVRFIDDKMEKRVRHAYSKVNKTPGDIIALGEKKMEKRIVIRSIVGSPVKIAALILLLAVILGGGYWWMLSEEQTPERVLDDMVANDTATKEQTVIPALTGNPKENQTADTSASSGEATTEPLPNGVKDDSNALPPAVTSDSDRVGEDDQGQRVVISSEVVDALMDGKAESVNTKQLADVARQVAPTPDDDVSAATTEPQQTASAEQSASSSTPAQSNTNQSLPGYSFSYTTTELKAMSDRSYTLQLAAFNSLREVEDFIQRHRLQNQVYIYPTIRDQVNWYIVTYQNYPTIQMARDAVATLPRPIQSLGPWAKSLRQVHREIERVK from the coding sequence ATGAGTGCAGCACACGGGCGAGTGTTGGAATTGCAGTCTCAGGTCGATTTGTTAGAGCGGCTGAGGTTGCTGACACATTTCGGTTCAAATCTGGTGACGGTCTCCGGTGAACCCGGAGCCGGTAAAACTTGGCTCGCACAACGTTATCTGGAAGCGTGGGCGGAGGACAAAAATCAGTCGCTCTTATTGTGTTATCCCAATCAGGATGATCGCCAGCATCGGATGACAATTCTGACGCAGATCGACTCTCACGCGCGGTTTAGTCCCGATGACGCATTGGTCGATAATTTGGCGGCTGTATTTGATGATGAGCCCTGTAATATTGTTATCGTGGTCGATAATGCGCAGCGTCTGTCTGAGAATCTGATTTCGGAACTATGGATGCTTGTCCTTGAGGCTCAGGATAAGCCGCAATGGTCGATCAATGTCATCCTCTTTGCTCTGCCCCGGGTATTGGACCCTCTGATTACTCGAATTGGGTATGGTCAGGAACATAAACCGGTTGATCTGGAGATCGAGCGACTTTCTCAAGATGACGCTGATCGTCTTTTCGAATATCTGGTGGTCCGTTTTATCGACGATAAAATGGAGAAGCGGGTTCGCCATGCGTATAGTAAGGTGAATAAAACACCGGGTGATATCATAGCATTAGGAGAGAAGAAGATGGAAAAGCGGATTGTGATTCGCTCAATAGTCGGGTCTCCGGTTAAGATCGCGGCACTGATACTGTTACTCGCAGTGATCCTCGGTGGGGGATATTGGTGGATGTTATCTGAAGAGCAGACGCCTGAGCGAGTGCTGGACGATATGGTTGCCAATGATACCGCGACGAAAGAACAGACCGTGATTCCTGCCTTAACCGGCAACCCTAAAGAGAATCAAACAGCGGATACATCCGCTTCGTCCGGAGAGGCGACGACCGAGCCGTTACCGAATGGTGTGAAGGACGATTCCAATGCGCTTCCTCCGGCGGTGACTTCTGATTCTGATCGGGTTGGTGAGGATGATCAGGGACAACGGGTTGTGATTTCTTCTGAAGTGGTTGATGCCTTGATGGATGGCAAAGCGGAATCAGTCAATACCAAACAACTTGCGGATGTGGCGCGTCAGGTTGCGCCGACCCCGGATGACGATGTATCTGCTGCGACGACTGAACCTCAGCAAACAGCGTCGGCTGAGCAGAGCGCCTCATCTTCAACACCTGCTCAATCTAACACTAACCAATCTTTACCCGGTTACTCATTTTCTTATACCACGACTGAATTAAAGGCGATGTCTGATCGCAGCTATACCTTGCAGCTTGCTGCATTCAATTCGCTCCGGGAAGTTGAAGATTTTATCCAACGTCATCGCTTACAGAATCAGGTTTATATTTATCCGACCATCCGGGATCAGGTGAACTGGTATATTGTGACGTACCAAAACTACCCTACGATCCAGATGGCCCGGGATGCCGTAGCAACACTGCCACGTCCGATTCAGTCGCTGGGCCCTTGGGCAAAATCTCTCAGACAGGTACATCGAGAGATTGAACGGGTGAAATAG
- a CDS encoding Dam family site-specific DNA-(adenine-N6)-methyltransferase, producing MKKNRAFLKWAGGKYGLVDDIRRHLPAAQTLVEPFVGAGSIFLNTDYEHYVLADINPDLINLYNLLKERPEFYIAEAKRWFIAENNRKEVYLSVRQQFNQTDEVLYRSLAFLYMNRFGFNGLCRYNKKGGFNVPFGSYKKPYFPEAELEFFAEKAKKATFICTNYRDSFAQADHVSVIYCDPPYAPLSHTANFTSYAGGGFSLDDQAALADIAETTANERGISVLISNHDTILTRRLYHGAKLNVVKVKRTISRNGAGRNKVDELLALFEGYSAPQAAK from the coding sequence ATGAAGAAGAATCGCGCCTTTCTGAAGTGGGCTGGCGGAAAATATGGATTGGTTGATGATATCCGACGCCATTTACCGGCCGCTCAAACTTTAGTTGAGCCCTTTGTCGGTGCTGGTTCTATTTTTCTCAATACCGATTACGAGCATTATGTTCTGGCTGATATCAATCCGGACCTGATCAATCTCTATAACCTGCTGAAAGAGCGGCCCGAGTTTTATATTGCGGAAGCCAAACGATGGTTTATTGCAGAAAACAATCGCAAAGAAGTCTATCTCTCCGTGCGTCAGCAGTTTAATCAAACCGATGAAGTGCTTTATCGCTCGTTGGCATTTTTGTATATGAACCGTTTTGGCTTTAACGGATTATGCCGGTATAACAAAAAAGGGGGATTTAATGTTCCCTTTGGTTCTTATAAAAAACCTTACTTCCCTGAAGCCGAACTTGAATTCTTTGCTGAGAAAGCAAAGAAAGCCACGTTTATCTGTACCAATTATCGGGACAGTTTTGCACAAGCCGATCATGTCAGTGTGATTTATTGCGATCCACCGTATGCGCCGTTGTCGCACACTGCAAATTTTACCTCTTATGCCGGTGGTGGATTTTCGCTCGATGATCAGGCCGCGCTGGCTGATATTGCTGAGACAACCGCGAATGAGCGAGGCATATCGGTCCTCATCTCTAATCATGATACGATTCTGACCCGGCGGTTGTACCACGGTGCAAAACTCAATGTCGTCAAGGTGAAACGAACCATCAGCCGTAATGGTGCAGGGCGCAATAAAGTAGATGAATTGCTTGCTTTATTTGAAGGTTATTCTGCGCCGCAAGCCGCGAAATAG
- the aroK gene encoding shikimate kinase AroK, whose protein sequence is MAEKRNIILVGPMGAGKSTIGRYLAQQLHMEFVDSDSVIEERTGADIAWVFDVEGEDGFRKREETVIHDLTEQQGIVLATGGGSVKSKENRNRLSARGVVVYLETTIEKQLARTSRDKKRPLLQTEQPREVLEALAEERNPLYEEIADITVKTDDQSAKVVANQIVKMLEEQ, encoded by the coding sequence ATGGCTGAAAAACGTAATATTATCCTTGTTGGCCCTATGGGGGCTGGCAAAAGTACTATTGGTAGATATCTGGCACAGCAACTTCATATGGAATTTGTCGATTCTGACTCCGTTATTGAAGAACGGACGGGGGCAGATATTGCTTGGGTATTTGATGTTGAAGGAGAGGATGGTTTCCGGAAACGTGAAGAAACTGTCATCCATGATCTAACAGAACAACAGGGTATTGTTCTGGCAACAGGCGGTGGGTCTGTTAAAAGCAAAGAAAATCGCAATCGTCTTTCTGCCCGGGGCGTTGTCGTTTATCTGGAAACGACAATTGAGAAACAGTTAGCTCGTACCAGTCGTGATAAAAAGCGTCCGCTTCTGCAAACGGAACAGCCACGCGAAGTTTTAGAAGCTTTGGCTGAGGAACGTAATCCGCTTTATGAAGAAATTGCGGATATTACTGTGAAAACTGATGATCAAAGTGCAAAAGTGGTAGCCAATCAGATCGTAAAAATGTTAGAAGAACAATAG
- a CDS encoding phosphoglycolate phosphatase codes for MSFEPIQLIVFDLDGTLLDSVPDLAVAADQAVRALGYPGVSEAQVRDYVGNGADVLIGRALSQSLTVDPSLSPELMQDARQRFDECYAATGHRLSHLYPGVKETLAQLHQAGFILAIATNKPSRFVPDILQQHGISHYFKEVIGGDRFEKKKPDPMALEWLLTTYNCQPRQMLMVGDSKNDILAAQRAGCRSFGLTYGYNHGEPIADSNPDYVADQISQLLDIVLVSA; via the coding sequence ATGTCTTTTGAACCGATTCAATTGATTGTTTTTGATTTGGACGGCACGTTGTTAGACAGTGTTCCCGATCTTGCTGTGGCTGCTGATCAGGCCGTTCGCGCTTTGGGTTATCCGGGCGTCTCTGAAGCACAGGTTCGTGACTATGTTGGTAATGGTGCCGATGTGTTAATTGGCCGGGCTTTGAGCCAGAGTTTGACCGTTGACCCGTCGTTGAGTCCTGAGCTGATGCAAGATGCCAGACAACGCTTTGATGAATGTTATGCTGCCACGGGGCATCGCCTCAGCCATTTGTATCCGGGTGTCAAAGAAACACTGGCGCAGTTACACCAAGCCGGGTTTATTCTGGCTATCGCGACGAACAAGCCATCCCGGTTCGTGCCCGATATTCTGCAACAACATGGCATCTCCCACTATTTTAAAGAAGTGATTGGCGGTGACCGTTTTGAGAAAAAGAAACCGGATCCGATGGCGCTTGAGTGGCTACTGACCACCTATAACTGCCAGCCCCGGCAGATGCTGATGGTCGGTGATTCAAAGAATGATATTCTGGCCGCACAGCGTGCCGGATGCCGTTCATTTGGTCTGACATACGGTTACAATCATGGTGAACCGATTGCCGATTCAAACCCCGATTATGTTGCGGATCAAATCAGTCAGTTACTTGATATTGTTCTTGTCTCCGCATGA
- the pilO gene encoding type 4a pilus biogenesis protein PilO yields MFTDSLRRWMLNTSTRQQVGVIAVLFIVLTGVSYLLFWQSRYETLLQYPIQLKALSQQQKDNRRQLGDFRRQQASWEAIQRKLGQTLARMTKVHDASAWVKQIELAAAEQHIRIRHIVWKKPQQRYGHHADVFEIRLSGLFPDILNFMQAIEHQSIGVVFQPVLWKRESPQQRRIEVVATGYFYQQTAEQSKGHYIKGHDQHESK; encoded by the coding sequence ATGTTCACTGATTCTCTCCGGCGGTGGATGTTAAATACCTCGACACGGCAACAGGTAGGCGTGATAGCGGTGCTTTTTATAGTCCTCACGGGCGTCAGTTACCTGCTTTTCTGGCAAAGCCGGTATGAGACATTACTGCAATATCCAATTCAACTGAAAGCTCTGTCTCAGCAGCAGAAAGATAACCGCCGACAATTAGGTGACTTTCGTCGTCAGCAAGCAAGTTGGGAGGCAATTCAGCGCAAACTGGGTCAAACCTTAGCCCGGATGACGAAAGTGCATGACGCTTCAGCATGGGTCAAACAGATCGAGCTGGCCGCCGCAGAACAGCATATCCGCATTCGACACATCGTATGGAAAAAACCGCAACAACGCTATGGACATCATGCGGATGTCTTCGAGATCAGACTGAGTGGCCTGTTTCCGGATATCCTGAACTTCATGCAGGCAATCGAACACCAGTCTATTGGGGTTGTATTTCAACCGGTCCTCTGGAAGAGAGAGTCACCTCAGCAACGTCGTATTGAGGTTGTCGCAACTGGATATTTTTATCAACAGACAGCAGAACAGAGTAAAGGCCATTATATAAAAGGACATGATCAACATGAGTCAAAATAA
- the pilM gene encoding pilus assembly protein PilM — protein sequence MRKRIVTGIDIRRHRITTVTLKRQHNIVSLLDCETLSVTKDILSENEVIDYQSIVNKLAKIRKRLPFWQHRVAIAMPDLAVMTRTLSLPNRDYDKSLEPWFIAQAFAEKTGLSRQSVYLDYVPLQTDYQVYAAKKEVVESRLQALCLAGFRPVLIDTEKQAFLQFLLHLMCCTQRQGWLMIDISDDTVALGFITDELSFYRQFPFSAQAFEAAVLLVVQEVQLFRSLHPAALLNGMWINGSPDIYQALSPVLHEQFRGPVEHLMVASAFETSALVPTHLWSYLPLAAGSALRGLMALEAGYAA from the coding sequence ATGAGAAAACGTATCGTAACGGGAATTGATATCCGCCGTCATCGTATTACGACTGTTACTTTAAAGCGCCAACATAACATCGTGTCATTACTTGATTGTGAAACGTTGTCCGTTACCAAGGACATTCTCTCTGAGAATGAGGTCATTGATTATCAGAGTATTGTCAATAAACTTGCCAAAATAAGAAAGAGATTACCTTTTTGGCAACATCGTGTTGCGATTGCGATGCCTGACTTGGCGGTGATGACCAGAACGCTGTCACTCCCGAACCGTGATTATGATAAAAGTCTCGAGCCGTGGTTCATCGCACAGGCCTTTGCTGAAAAAACCGGTCTCTCTCGTCAATCCGTCTATTTAGATTATGTTCCGCTTCAAACTGACTATCAGGTTTATGCCGCGAAAAAAGAGGTGGTAGAAAGCCGTCTGCAAGCGCTGTGTCTGGCGGGATTCAGACCGGTATTGATCGATACGGAGAAACAGGCTTTTCTGCAATTTTTGCTGCATTTGATGTGCTGTACCCAACGTCAGGGATGGCTCATGATTGATATCAGTGATGATACTGTCGCGCTGGGATTTATCACCGACGAACTGAGTTTCTATCGTCAGTTTCCTTTTTCCGCACAGGCGTTCGAGGCGGCGGTTCTTCTGGTTGTACAAGAGGTTCAGTTGTTTCGTTCATTACATCCTGCCGCACTCCTGAACGGGATGTGGATCAATGGTTCCCCCGATATTTATCAGGCTCTGTCACCGGTGTTGCATGAGCAATTTCGTGGGCCGGTAGAACATCTGATGGTTGCCTCTGCTTTCGAAACATCAGCGCTTGTCCCTACCCATCTGTGGTCTTATCTTCCTTTGGCTGCCGGTAGCGCGTTACGCGGACTCATGGCGTTGGAGGCGGGCTATGCTGCATGA
- the rpe gene encoding ribulose-phosphate 3-epimerase, whose amino-acid sequence MKDFLIAPSILSADLARLGEDVVDVLNAGADVIHFDVMDNHYVPNLTFGAPVCKALRDYGVTAPIDVHLMVKPVDRLIPDFAKAGASMITFHVEASEHVDRTLQVIKDHGCQAGVVLNPATPLTHLDYLMDKVDLILLMSVNPGFGGQSFIPHTLDKLSAVRERINASGRQIRLEIDGGVKIDNIREIAEAGADMFVAGSAIFGQPDYQQVINAMRAELAQVQR is encoded by the coding sequence ATGAAAGACTTTTTGATTGCCCCTTCCATCCTTTCCGCTGATTTAGCGCGTTTAGGCGAGGATGTTGTTGATGTCCTGAACGCTGGCGCGGATGTCATTCATTTTGATGTCATGGATAACCATTATGTGCCGAATCTGACCTTTGGCGCTCCGGTTTGCAAAGCATTACGTGATTATGGTGTGACCGCACCGATTGATGTTCATTTGATGGTAAAACCGGTTGACCGTCTCATTCCGGATTTTGCCAAAGCCGGTGCATCCATGATTACTTTTCATGTCGAAGCATCTGAGCATGTGGATCGTACGTTGCAAGTGATTAAAGATCATGGCTGTCAGGCTGGTGTTGTACTCAATCCTGCGACTCCGCTGACTCATCTGGATTATCTGATGGATAAAGTGGATCTGATCCTGCTCATGTCTGTGAACCCGGGATTTGGCGGCCAGTCTTTCATTCCGCATACCCTGGATAAACTCAGCGCTGTACGTGAGCGCATCAATGCTTCTGGTCGCCAGATTCGTTTAGAAATCGATGGTGGCGTCAAAATTGATAACATCCGTGAAATTGCTGAAGCCGGTGCCGATATGTTTGTGGCAGGTTCCGCGATCTTTGGTCAGCCTGATTACCAGCAAGTGATTAATGCTATGCGGGCTGAACTGGCACAGGTTCAGCGGTAA